The proteins below are encoded in one region of Peribacillus muralis:
- a CDS encoding DHA2 family efflux MFS transporter permease subunit gives MQLDPKLVVSIVYVIAMFMVSMDGTIVNVILPTISKEFNIEPSSTSGINIGYLVSLAVFLPVAGWLGDRFGTKKIFLMALGVFTVASLLCGFANDLQTLNLFRVLQGAGGGILTPVGMALLFRTFSPKERPKVSRSLVLPIAFAPAIGPIVGGFFAEQLSWRWSFYINVPFGILVLLFGLLFLKEHKEPSAGRLDLPGFLLSAAGFSMLMYALNVGPTKGWVSPVVLYTGIAGAVLVCLFILHELRVDKPMLDLRLLSDRLFRTLGIISLFSMAGLLGMLFVFPLMYQSSLHASALESGLTTFPEALGLMVSSRLMPWTTKKMGIHQVIRIGLLGTIVIFTLISLVGPTANPWFLRALLFSIGICLGHTVVAVQFSTFTNINSASMGRATTLFNVQNRIGSAIGVAILASIIGAVGTGTGANGGLEVHLASYQFALLGSAFFLVAALMFALRLRKDDFKAIMPAKGTAESHDVKQVRSVSE, from the coding sequence ATGCAGCTTGATCCTAAATTAGTAGTGAGCATCGTTTATGTCATAGCGATGTTCATGGTTTCGATGGACGGGACGATCGTCAATGTGATCCTTCCAACGATCAGTAAGGAATTTAACATCGAGCCTTCGTCGACGAGTGGAATCAACATCGGATATTTAGTAAGTCTGGCCGTATTCCTCCCAGTTGCTGGTTGGCTTGGTGATCGCTTTGGCACTAAGAAAATCTTCTTGATGGCCTTGGGCGTCTTCACGGTCGCCTCCCTTTTATGCGGCTTCGCCAATGATCTGCAAACCTTGAACTTGTTCAGGGTTTTGCAGGGGGCAGGGGGCGGTATCCTGACACCAGTTGGAATGGCGCTTTTATTTAGAACATTTTCTCCAAAGGAGCGGCCTAAGGTTTCCCGGTCCCTTGTGCTTCCGATTGCCTTTGCACCAGCCATTGGGCCTATAGTTGGCGGATTCTTTGCCGAGCAGCTGTCATGGCGCTGGTCGTTTTATATAAATGTTCCTTTCGGCATTCTCGTTTTACTATTCGGCTTGCTGTTTTTGAAGGAACATAAGGAGCCCTCCGCCGGTAGGCTGGACCTCCCGGGATTCTTGCTTTCGGCAGCTGGTTTTTCCATGCTGATGTATGCACTGAACGTGGGACCGACCAAAGGGTGGGTTTCCCCCGTTGTCCTGTATACAGGAATTGCTGGAGCCGTTCTTGTTTGCCTATTCATTCTACACGAGTTAAGAGTGGACAAACCGATGCTTGATTTGCGTTTATTATCCGACCGATTATTTCGAACGTTGGGCATCATTTCTTTATTCTCAATGGCAGGCTTATTGGGCATGCTCTTTGTTTTTCCGCTAATGTACCAAAGTTCGCTGCATGCTTCCGCTTTAGAAAGCGGCCTGACGACTTTTCCAGAAGCGCTAGGTTTGATGGTGTCATCGCGGCTGATGCCTTGGACCACCAAAAAAATGGGGATCCACCAAGTGATCCGGATAGGACTGCTTGGCACGATCGTCATATTTACACTAATAAGCCTTGTTGGACCGACAGCCAACCCGTGGTTCCTTCGTGCCTTATTATTTAGCATCGGAATATGCTTGGGACACACGGTCGTAGCGGTACAATTCTCTACTTTCACGAATATCAACTCGGCTTCCATGGGAAGGGCAACCACATTGTTCAATGTGCAAAACCGGATTGGATCTGCCATTGGAGTAGCCATCCTGGCCAGCATTATCGGGGCAGTCGGCACGGGTACGGGAGCAAATGGCGGTTTGGAGGTTCACTTGGCTTCATATCAATTCGCCCTTCTCGGTTCCGCCTTTTTCCTCGTCGCAGCCCTAATGTTTGCGCTGCGCTTGAGGAAGGATGATTTCAAGGCAATCATGCCAGCAAAGGGTACGGCTGAATCCCATGATGTAAAACAGGTCAGAAGCGTTAGTGAGTGA
- a CDS encoding 4'-phosphopantetheinyl transferase family protein, which yields MVEVYICKLPAMREGEALDELLTHVSTERQLRLKRYHKVDDAYRSIIGDLLLKFILEKRYGSLMGGVEIETNSYGKPFLSKHPAIHYNISHSGDYVACAIHDKEVGVDIEKTGPFDLELAKGFFTEEEYGQVWEAGDRLAAFYDMWTLKESYIKAVGKGLSIPLRDFNVSRNGMDDIQLTEVHSNKPITDYTCKQYRVDSEHSLAVCAHLGSAAGFMDKPVYFTFERICEGLKLTPKT from the coding sequence ATGGTAGAGGTATATATATGTAAGTTGCCTGCAATGAGAGAGGGTGAGGCGCTGGATGAGCTGCTTACCCATGTTTCGACGGAAAGGCAACTTCGTCTGAAAAGATACCATAAGGTGGATGATGCATACAGGTCCATAATAGGGGACTTGCTGCTGAAATTCATTTTGGAAAAACGGTACGGTTCATTAATGGGCGGTGTGGAAATTGAAACAAATTCATATGGAAAGCCTTTTTTATCCAAGCATCCAGCTATCCATTATAATATTTCCCATTCTGGTGACTATGTGGCTTGTGCCATACATGATAAGGAGGTTGGAGTGGATATTGAGAAAACCGGTCCGTTTGATTTGGAGTTGGCTAAAGGTTTCTTTACAGAAGAAGAATATGGGCAGGTGTGGGAAGCGGGAGATAGACTTGCAGCTTTTTATGATATGTGGACCTTGAAGGAAAGCTATATCAAAGCGGTAGGTAAAGGATTATCCATCCCTTTACGCGATTTTAATGTGAGCAGGAATGGAATGGATGACATTCAACTGACAGAGGTACATAGCAATAAACCAATAACTGATTATACCTGTAAACAATACAGGGTAGACAGCGAACATAGTCTTGCCGTTTGCGCGCATCTGGGAAGTGCCGCAGGCTTCATGGATAAGCCCGTATATTTCACCTTTGAGAGAATCTGTGAGGGACTTAAACTAACCCCGAAAACATAA
- a CDS encoding MFS transporter, giving the protein MRNIHIAHVIENSKFNSFHLSVLLWCIFLILFDGFDLVVYGAVIPSLGEAWGTAPSVLGMIGSLTLVGGLIGSLFCGILADKVGRKAVIIICVALFGTFTLLTGFAKGPVDFAVYRFIAGLGLGGIPPLLVVLTSEYSPKSIKNMMVAIMFSGYSIGGILVSLLGMNVIPALGWNWMFFIGAIPLLAIPFLIKFLPESLYYYVEKGEYKKAGAIVKRLNPSYEPQENDRFVNGLSTTGVPVAKLFEKRRGRSTIMFWIACFMGLLMVYGLGTWLPQLMVEAGYPLKSSLLFLFSLNIGAIIGSICGGWLADRIGSKRVLISLYTFGAICLILLGLKPGTVILYVLVAVAGAATIGSQNLNNAFISIFYPTDVKSTALGWALGIGRFGAILGPAMGGVLIELKLPVYMNFISFAIPAVIAAIAISFIQVKYKSSGNTKEYAFDSEFRHQYEKID; this is encoded by the coding sequence ATGCGGAATATACATATTGCACACGTCATCGAAAATAGTAAATTCAATTCTTTTCATCTTTCCGTTTTATTATGGTGCATTTTTCTCATTCTTTTTGATGGATTTGATTTAGTCGTTTATGGCGCCGTCATCCCGAGTTTAGGTGAAGCCTGGGGGACAGCTCCAAGTGTTTTAGGCATGATTGGAAGTTTAACCTTGGTTGGCGGTCTTATCGGTTCACTTTTCTGTGGGATATTGGCAGATAAAGTGGGGAGGAAGGCAGTGATCATTATATGTGTCGCTCTTTTTGGCACATTCACTTTATTGACAGGTTTTGCAAAAGGTCCGGTTGATTTTGCCGTATACCGATTTATTGCAGGTCTCGGCCTGGGAGGGATTCCTCCGTTGTTGGTCGTCCTGACGTCCGAGTATTCACCAAAATCGATAAAAAACATGATGGTCGCCATCATGTTTAGCGGTTATTCGATAGGCGGCATTTTGGTGTCACTTTTAGGAATGAATGTGATTCCGGCCCTAGGTTGGAATTGGATGTTCTTCATCGGGGCGATTCCATTATTAGCAATCCCTTTTTTAATAAAGTTTTTACCGGAGTCTCTCTATTATTATGTTGAAAAAGGGGAATATAAAAAAGCCGGTGCAATAGTGAAGCGCTTGAACCCATCCTACGAACCGCAGGAAAACGATAGATTCGTAAACGGATTATCGACGACAGGCGTGCCGGTGGCCAAGCTATTTGAAAAGAGGCGAGGAAGATCGACCATCATGTTCTGGATTGCCTGTTTTATGGGGTTATTAATGGTTTACGGATTAGGGACTTGGCTGCCTCAATTGATGGTGGAAGCAGGTTATCCGCTAAAGTCCAGCTTGCTTTTTCTTTTCAGCTTGAATATCGGGGCGATAATCGGATCGATTTGTGGTGGTTGGTTGGCAGACCGGATTGGATCGAAAAGGGTACTTATCAGTTTGTATACCTTTGGCGCCATTTGTTTAATCTTACTCGGCCTTAAACCAGGTACGGTCATTTTATATGTATTGGTTGCGGTTGCTGGAGCGGCCACGATCGGATCCCAAAACTTAAACAATGCTTTCATATCAATCTTCTATCCGACTGATGTCAAATCAACAGCTCTAGGATGGGCCCTCGGGATTGGGAGGTTCGGTGCCATTCTGGGACCTGCGATGGGAGGCGTACTGATCGAGCTAAAGCTGCCCGTCTATATGAACTTCATTAGTTTCGCGATTCCGGCCGTGATTGCGGCAATAGCGATAAGTTTCATACAGGTGAAGTATAAAAGCTCCGGGAACACTAAGGAATACGCTTTTGATAGTGAGTTCCGTCATCAATACGAAAAAATAGATTGA
- a CDS encoding AAA family ATPase yields the protein MNSNSKLVSKLLPFLTAFIVIIGGISWYVVTQSKEMVIPFSSVEKTIKAQNGALVSIEEKRNGTLHITTPEGEYVSSIPPNSQMINKLVETYNVRYSFSSTNKSALWILGALLTALAATAVIIQKRSKGGLRIGSKKQSLSSPRPLPEITLADVGGLQNEIKQEILQTLTTLKEPERSEKIGIKPPQGILLYGPPGTGKTLLAQAIAKELGANFFSTSGSAFNEMFVGVGAARVRSLFQNARKQSPAVIFIDEVDALAGKRKAHGGEEAEKTLTELLVQLDGGHPNEGILFIAATNRKDMLDEAFLRPGRIDFSFQVPLPDTQGRKEIIDIHTKGKRLATDVLASLDELAESTSGFSGADLSSLFDTASRHALRNEQDMIRKQDLDYAIDRTILGATSRTLNDMDTKRRVAIHESGHALIAALTKPGSVRKATIIPRGEALGYVAPIPKELHLATASELLDQVKMILAGGVAERMYLGEHSIGVGGDVQQAKHLLEQMVDTGMLQDGFTLTFNKSDKELKMQELFTRAISETEMLIDANRPQYEELVEELLKKETLEGSAVQQIVDASELTKACSNA from the coding sequence TTGAATTCGAACTCTAAATTAGTTTCGAAGTTGCTGCCGTTCCTGACGGCTTTCATTGTGATAATTGGTGGTATCAGTTGGTATGTTGTAACTCAGTCAAAGGAAATGGTCATTCCCTTTTCTTCGGTTGAAAAGACGATTAAAGCCCAGAATGGGGCTCTTGTTTCCATAGAAGAAAAAAGAAACGGCACTCTCCACATCACCACACCTGAAGGAGAATATGTTTCTAGCATTCCTCCCAACAGTCAAATGATCAATAAACTAGTCGAAACTTATAACGTTCGGTATTCTTTTTCTTCAACCAATAAGTCGGCATTATGGATTTTGGGCGCGTTGTTGACTGCCCTCGCCGCAACCGCTGTGATCATACAAAAAAGATCCAAAGGCGGCCTGCGCATCGGCAGCAAGAAACAAAGCCTCTCCTCCCCTAGGCCTTTACCTGAAATAACCTTGGCTGATGTAGGAGGCTTGCAGAACGAGATCAAACAGGAAATCCTTCAGACCCTCACTACACTAAAGGAACCTGAGCGTTCGGAAAAGATAGGAATCAAGCCGCCTCAAGGCATTTTATTATACGGACCGCCAGGAACCGGAAAAACGCTTCTTGCACAGGCAATAGCCAAAGAGCTAGGTGCCAATTTCTTCTCAACGAGCGGCTCGGCCTTCAACGAAATGTTTGTCGGAGTCGGTGCAGCGCGTGTCCGCAGTCTTTTTCAAAATGCACGCAAGCAATCGCCAGCGGTCATTTTCATCGATGAAGTGGATGCACTGGCTGGAAAAAGGAAAGCCCATGGCGGCGAAGAAGCGGAGAAAACGTTAACGGAATTACTTGTACAACTGGATGGAGGTCATCCGAATGAAGGCATTCTATTCATTGCCGCGACCAACAGGAAAGATATGCTTGATGAAGCGTTTCTGCGGCCGGGCAGGATTGATTTCTCTTTCCAGGTCCCACTTCCCGATACTCAAGGACGAAAGGAAATCATCGATATCCATACGAAGGGAAAACGCCTGGCGACCGACGTCCTTGCATCCCTTGATGAATTGGCCGAAAGTACATCCGGTTTCTCCGGCGCGGACTTAAGCTCCCTATTCGATACGGCATCCCGCCACGCCCTTAGAAATGAACAAGATATGATCCGTAAACAGGATCTCGATTATGCGATAGACCGTACGATTTTAGGTGCCACATCACGCACGTTGAACGATATGGATACAAAACGGCGGGTCGCGATCCACGAAAGCGGACATGCCTTGATTGCCGCTTTGACAAAGCCTGGCTCCGTTCGGAAAGCGACGATCATTCCCCGTGGCGAGGCCCTTGGATATGTTGCACCGATACCGAAGGAACTCCATCTGGCTACAGCAAGTGAATTGCTGGATCAAGTCAAAATGATTTTGGCCGGTGGCGTAGCTGAAAGAATGTATTTAGGGGAACACAGCATTGGTGTAGGCGGCGATGTACAACAGGCCAAACATCTCCTTGAGCAGATGGTCGATACAGGAATGCTTCAAGACGGATTTACCCTTACATTCAATAAAAGCGATAAGGAACTCAAGATGCAGGAATTATTCACCAGAGCGATTTCAGAAACGGAAATGTTGATTGACGCGAATCGCCCTCAATATGAAGAACTGGTTGAGGAGCTATTGAAAAAAGAAACGCTTGAGGGATCGGCTGTACAGCAAATCGTTGACGCTTCCGAATTAACGAAGGCATGCTCCAACGCTTAA
- the def gene encoding peptide deformylase codes for MSKFIKDYMITMKDIVREGDPILRQVTQEVSLPISDEDRETLECMMQYLKNSQDPKMQKKYNLREGVGLSANQIGLNKRMFVMYFPDEKGQQYEYALVNPRIVSHSATMIYLPQSEGCLSVDRDIKGYVPRYERVKIKAVDGNGEEIEMRLKGFAAIVFQHELDHLNGMMFYDRINADNPFKLPENVEVKSL; via the coding sequence ATGAGTAAATTTATAAAAGATTATATGATCACGATGAAGGATATCGTTAGGGAAGGTGATCCGATTCTGCGGCAAGTAACACAGGAAGTTAGCCTGCCGATTTCAGATGAAGATCGTGAAACGTTGGAATGCATGATGCAATATTTGAAAAATAGCCAAGATCCAAAAATGCAAAAGAAGTATAACCTGCGTGAAGGTGTTGGATTGTCAGCCAATCAGATTGGCTTGAACAAGCGCATGTTCGTCATGTATTTTCCAGATGAAAAGGGGCAGCAGTATGAATACGCCCTTGTGAATCCGAGGATCGTCAGTCATTCCGCGACAATGATCTATTTACCGCAAAGTGAAGGCTGCCTTTCTGTCGACCGTGATATCAAGGGCTATGTACCGCGATATGAACGGGTGAAAATCAAAGCTGTGGATGGTAATGGGGAGGAAATTGAGATGCGGCTGAAGGGCTTTGCCGCGATCGTGTTTCAACATGAGCTAGATCACTTGAACGGAATGATGTTTTATGACCGGATCAATGCTGACAATCCTTTCAAGCTACCGGAAAACGTGGAAGTGAAAAGTCTGTAA
- a CDS encoding SGNH/GDSL hydrolase family protein — protein sequence MKIVCFGDSLTRGISYVKGRLRIIKENYPNSLAKLTESLPYVEVLNKGVFNDNSDLLVCRIEKDVMSENPDIVLIEVGGNDCNFHWAEVAKNPEGNHEPIVPVERYLENITQLVKQVQDKHVTPFLLTLPPLDPARYYRSLADKFGHSIGHFVSHVGGIEHWHGMYNRKLKSLAQELKVPLIDVRSYIKTSGELDRLISDDGIHLTSEGYRQMSMAIFSDLQKHMAERVPFQA from the coding sequence TTGAAGATCGTCTGTTTTGGAGACAGTTTAACCAGAGGCATTTCTTATGTTAAAGGCAGGCTGCGGATCATAAAGGAAAATTACCCGAATTCATTAGCCAAGCTGACGGAATCCTTGCCCTACGTCGAGGTTTTGAATAAAGGGGTTTTCAATGACAACTCCGACCTATTGGTATGCCGGATCGAGAAAGATGTCATGTCGGAAAATCCCGATATCGTTTTAATAGAGGTCGGGGGAAATGACTGTAATTTCCATTGGGCTGAAGTAGCAAAAAACCCGGAAGGGAATCACGAGCCGATCGTTCCAGTCGAGCGCTATCTGGAAAATATCACCCAACTTGTCAAACAGGTCCAGGACAAGCATGTCACCCCCTTCCTATTAACACTCCCGCCATTGGATCCTGCCAGGTATTATAGATCTCTAGCTGATAAGTTCGGGCATTCAATCGGGCATTTCGTTTCCCATGTCGGGGGCATCGAGCACTGGCACGGCATGTATAACCGGAAATTGAAGAGCCTTGCTCAAGAATTGAAGGTGCCTTTGATAGATGTCCGTTCTTATATCAAAACCTCCGGAGAGCTGGATCGTCTCATCAGTGATGACGGCATCCACCTCACTTCTGAAGGGTATCGGCAAATGAGCATGGCGATATTCAGTGACTTACAGAAGCATATGGCTGAGCGAGTGCCTTTTCAAGCTTAA
- a CDS encoding MDR family MFS transporter has product MNNQKNQKFIVAGLLLGILMSAMDNTIVATAMGTIVSDLGGFDKFVWVTSAYMVATMASMPIFGKLSDMYGRKRFFIFGLIVFLIGSALCGMAQSIVQLSIFRAIQGIGGGALMPIAFTIIFDIFPPEKRGKLTGLFGAVFGASSVLGPLLGAYITEYSSWNWIFYVNVPIGIISLFFISRYYKESANTQEQKIDWGGAATLVIAVVSLMFALELGGEYGWSSAPIIALFASFAVFFVSFFFFERRAKDPIISLWLFKRRLFATSQILAILYGGTFIILTVYIPIFVQAVYGGSATNAGLILTPMMLGSVVGSAIGGIFNTKTSFRNLMTISVICYFVGMLLLGTITPETSRTSLTLFMILTGFGMGFSFSLLPIASIHNLEPRFRGSANSTNSFLRSFGMTLGVTIYGAIQNNVFTSKMADAFKGMQGGPDPGLLKDPRQLFQSDARAEIPDFILDKIVHAMSDSISLIFTLALIPIGLAAITVFFMGKTRVETTAKKES; this is encoded by the coding sequence ATGAACAATCAAAAAAACCAGAAATTCATTGTTGCCGGGCTTTTATTGGGCATCTTGATGTCAGCAATGGATAATACGATCGTTGCGACTGCCATGGGAACGATCGTTTCTGATTTAGGCGGGTTCGATAAGTTTGTCTGGGTCACATCTGCCTATATGGTTGCAACGATGGCAAGCATGCCGATTTTCGGTAAGCTTTCCGATATGTATGGAAGAAAAAGATTTTTTATTTTTGGGCTTATCGTCTTTTTGATCGGATCGGCTTTATGCGGCATGGCCCAAAGCATCGTGCAATTGAGCATCTTCCGTGCGATCCAGGGAATAGGCGGCGGAGCCCTTATGCCCATTGCCTTTACCATCATCTTTGATATTTTCCCGCCAGAGAAGCGCGGGAAATTAACAGGTCTTTTTGGTGCAGTGTTCGGTGCTTCAAGTGTATTGGGCCCGCTTTTAGGTGCGTATATCACTGAATATTCCAGCTGGAATTGGATTTTTTACGTCAACGTTCCAATTGGCATCATATCGTTATTTTTCATCTCGAGATATTACAAGGAGTCGGCAAACACCCAAGAACAAAAAATCGATTGGGGCGGCGCGGCTACGCTCGTCATTGCCGTTGTCAGCTTAATGTTTGCGCTTGAATTGGGCGGGGAGTATGGTTGGTCTTCTGCTCCGATCATTGCTCTGTTTGCTAGCTTTGCCGTGTTCTTCGTATCCTTTTTCTTTTTCGAAAGAAGAGCGAAAGATCCGATCATTTCATTGTGGCTGTTTAAAAGACGACTGTTTGCCACTTCCCAAATTTTAGCGATTCTTTATGGTGGTACATTCATCATTTTAACGGTCTATATCCCGATTTTCGTCCAGGCCGTTTACGGTGGCTCTGCAACCAATGCTGGATTGATTCTCACACCGATGATGCTCGGTTCTGTAGTCGGCAGTGCCATTGGCGGGATATTCAATACAAAAACAAGCTTCCGTAACTTAATGACGATTTCCGTCATCTGCTATTTTGTCGGAATGCTGCTCTTAGGGACGATTACCCCTGAAACTAGCAGGACTTCATTGACGTTGTTCATGATCCTGACAGGCTTTGGCATGGGCTTTTCCTTTTCCCTATTACCCATTGCCTCCATTCATAATCTGGAGCCGAGGTTCCGAGGGTCGGCAAACTCTACAAACTCCTTCCTTCGTTCTTTTGGAATGACGCTAGGTGTCACGATTTATGGAGCGATCCAAAACAATGTATTCACAAGTAAGATGGCGGACGCATTCAAAGGAATGCAAGGCGGACCGGATCCAGGTTTGCTGAAAGATCCACGTCAGCTCTTCCAATCCGATGCACGGGCCGAGATCCCGGACTTCATCTTGGATAAAATCGTTCATGCCATGTCCGATTCCATTTCATTAATATTCACTTTGGCGCTCATCCCGATCGGGCTTGCAGCCATCACTGTATTCTTTATGGGAAAAACGAGAGTGGAAACGACCGCAAAAAAGGAATCATGA
- a CDS encoding MarR family transcriptional regulator, whose product MSSGKEVNVALLESLTHGLQRFGMRSVLFQQNMAQKIGVTHTDLKTAEILKETGAITAGELAKITGLSTGSVTALINRLEKSGYVKREQDHKDGRRVMIAPITERQEQIKSHYQSLSVATHDLCSAYNEQELLFAIQFIEDITNIMDKEIDILMKEREG is encoded by the coding sequence ATGTCAAGCGGTAAAGAGGTAAATGTAGCTCTATTAGAGAGTTTGACTCATGGCTTGCAGCGGTTCGGAATGAGATCCGTTTTATTTCAACAAAACATGGCCCAAAAGATAGGGGTGACCCATACGGACCTGAAGACTGCAGAAATATTGAAAGAAACAGGCGCGATAACTGCAGGTGAGTTAGCAAAAATAACAGGATTGAGCACTGGTTCGGTTACTGCGCTAATCAATCGCCTTGAAAAATCCGGTTATGTAAAAAGAGAACAGGATCATAAGGATGGAAGGCGGGTCATGATTGCACCGATAACAGAAAGGCAGGAACAGATCAAATCGCATTATCAATCACTATCGGTGGCCACGCATGATTTATGCTCCGCCTATAACGAGCAAGAGCTGCTATTCGCCATCCAATTTATTGAGGATATCACAAATATCATGGATAAAGAAATCGACATATTAATGAAGGAGCGTGAAGGATAA
- the efeO gene encoding iron uptake system protein EfeO, giving the protein MKKAKASLAVLLSTSLLFGCAQENEGTKPADDKAKQKSVSKLDDVSNEYREYAINEIEEFVKATEEFTAAVSAGDSKKAKELYAPARMHYERAEPIAEVFGDLDPKIDARKGDVKDEEWGGYHRIEMGLWQENTTKGYEKYAKQLMSDVNLLRAKVETVEVTPDLLITGAVDLLNEVSTSKVTGEEDRYSHTDLYDFVANVEGAEKIFELLTPALKEKDAKLAEEIQQRFDEVYALLEKHKKGDGYISYTDLKKPEVKELSQAIDALAEPLSQIGIVTEGS; this is encoded by the coding sequence ATGAAGAAAGCAAAGGCTTCATTAGCAGTCCTGCTATCCACCAGTCTATTATTCGGATGTGCGCAGGAAAACGAAGGGACTAAGCCGGCAGATGACAAAGCCAAACAAAAAAGTGTGAGTAAGCTGGATGATGTTTCGAATGAGTACCGCGAATATGCGATCAATGAAATAGAAGAGTTTGTAAAAGCTACGGAAGAATTTACGGCGGCGGTATCAGCCGGTGATTCCAAAAAGGCAAAGGAATTGTACGCGCCAGCCCGTATGCATTATGAGAGGGCAGAACCGATTGCTGAAGTATTCGGTGACCTAGATCCGAAAATCGATGCACGTAAAGGCGATGTCAAGGATGAAGAATGGGGCGGGTACCACCGCATTGAAATGGGATTATGGCAAGAAAACACGACAAAAGGATATGAAAAGTATGCAAAGCAGCTGATGAGCGATGTCAATTTGCTTCGTGCCAAAGTTGAAACGGTTGAGGTGACGCCGGATTTATTGATCACGGGTGCAGTCGATCTATTGAATGAAGTTTCAACAAGTAAAGTTACAGGCGAAGAGGATAGGTATTCTCATACGGATTTATATGATTTCGTTGCCAATGTTGAAGGGGCCGAAAAGATTTTTGAATTGCTTACTCCAGCGTTAAAAGAAAAGGATGCAAAGCTTGCTGAGGAAATCCAACAGCGTTTCGACGAAGTATACGCTCTGCTTGAAAAGCATAAAAAAGGAGATGGATACATCTCATATACGGATTTAAAGAAACCCGAAGTTAAAGAGTTAAGCCAAGCGATCGATGCCTTGGCTGAACCACTTTCGCAAATAGGGATTGTAACGGAGGGATCATAA
- the efeB gene encoding iron uptake transporter deferrochelatase/peroxidase subunit: protein MKENTPNAETGLFTKKVSRRNMLKTAGVGGIGVVIGASGIGGLLTLSDTRAKGQTKDIVPFYGSHQAGITTETQDNLYFASLEVTTDNRSDLIQLFKDWTGAAAQMTAGNLVGEASLNPNMPPRDTGEAKELSPSNLTITFGVGPTLFSKDGKDRFGLKSKKPAELKDLPKFPLDALEDSWCGGDICIQACADDLQVAFHAVRNLVRIGRGKTIIHWAQTGFQRTKQADSEKTTPRNLFGFKDGTGNPDTNDGSEMNEHVWVKAGDGPDWLVGGSYMVVRRIQMYIEVWDRTILKEQENTFGRHRDSGAPIGKKNEFDRVDLEAKDSNGNLIIPENSHMSLSRGDGKAKILRRPYSYADGMDPKTGSFNAGLLFICFQRNPSKQFIPIQERLAKNDKLNEYIVHRGSAMFACLPGVKKGGFIGESLFG from the coding sequence TTGAAGGAAAATACGCCGAATGCTGAAACCGGGCTTTTCACTAAAAAAGTGAGTCGCCGCAATATGTTGAAAACGGCAGGAGTCGGTGGAATCGGAGTCGTCATAGGAGCATCTGGAATTGGCGGGCTGCTGACGCTCTCCGATACAAGGGCGAAGGGGCAAACGAAAGATATTGTCCCTTTTTATGGATCGCACCAGGCGGGAATCACTACTGAAACACAGGATAACTTGTATTTCGCTTCATTGGAAGTCACCACTGATAATAGATCTGACTTAATTCAGTTATTCAAGGATTGGACAGGGGCCGCTGCCCAGATGACGGCGGGAAACTTGGTAGGAGAAGCATCTCTTAATCCGAATATGCCACCAAGGGACACGGGGGAAGCGAAAGAATTATCACCCTCCAATTTAACGATTACCTTTGGCGTCGGGCCGACTCTGTTTTCAAAGGATGGCAAAGACCGATTTGGCTTGAAATCGAAAAAACCTGCCGAATTGAAGGATCTGCCCAAGTTCCCTTTGGATGCTCTGGAAGATTCATGGTGCGGTGGGGACATATGCATTCAAGCTTGTGCCGATGACCTGCAAGTCGCTTTTCATGCCGTCCGGAACTTGGTGAGGATAGGAAGAGGGAAAACGATCATTCATTGGGCGCAGACGGGTTTTCAACGGACTAAGCAAGCCGATTCGGAAAAGACGACACCGCGTAATTTATTCGGTTTTAAGGATGGCACGGGCAATCCGGATACGAATGATGGCAGTGAAATGAATGAGCATGTTTGGGTAAAGGCAGGGGACGGACCTGACTGGCTTGTTGGCGGCAGTTATATGGTGGTGCGCCGAATCCAGATGTATATCGAGGTTTGGGACCGTACAATATTGAAGGAACAAGAAAACACATTTGGGCGCCACCGGGACAGCGGGGCTCCAATAGGGAAGAAAAATGAGTTTGATCGTGTTGATTTGGAAGCGAAAGATTCAAATGGAAACCTGATCATCCCGGAAAATTCCCATATGAGCTTATCCAGGGGGGACGGAAAAGCAAAAATCCTGAGGCGTCCTTATTCATATGCAGATGGCATGGATCCCAAAACAGGCAGCTTCAATGCTGGTCTGCTATTCATTTGTTTTCAGCGAAACCCGAGTAAACAATTCATCCCCATACAGGAGCGTCTGGCAAAAAATGATAAGCTCAATGAATATATCGTTCACAGGGGAAGTGCGATGTTTGCTTGTTTACCAGGTGTGAAAAAGGGTGGATTTATAGGAGAGTCCCTTTTTGGATAA